From a region of the Kaistia sp. 32K genome:
- the glgC gene encoding glucose-1-phosphate adenylyltransferase: MERPQTNAPLARNAMAFVLAGGRGSRLMELTDRRAKPAVYFGGKSRIIDFALSNAVNSGIRKIGVATQYKAHSLIRHLNRGWNFFRPERNEIFDVFPASQRVSEDQWYRGTADAVYQNLDILKDYDAKYFVILAGDHIYKMDYELMLQQHVDSGADVTIGCLEVPRLEATGFGVMHVDETDRILSFIEKPKDPPAMPGKPSQALASMGIYVFDTKFLIEELERDANDPNSSHDFGKDIIPNIVKNGKAVAHHFEDSCVRSSQESISYWRDVGTVDAYWEANIDLTSIVPDLDLFDRNWPIWTYSEVTPPAKFVHNEDHRRGYALSSLVSGGCIVSGASLERALLFTGVRCNSYSHIENGVILPYVDVGRSARLSNVVVDARVQIPEGLVVGEDPELDAKRFSRSANGICLITQPMIDALNT; encoded by the coding sequence ATGGAACGGCCGCAGACCAATGCGCCGCTGGCGCGTAATGCCATGGCCTTCGTGCTGGCGGGTGGACGCGGCAGCCGGCTGATGGAATTGACGGACCGCCGCGCCAAGCCGGCCGTCTATTTCGGCGGCAAGTCGCGCATCATCGATTTCGCGCTGTCGAATGCCGTGAATTCCGGCATCCGCAAGATCGGCGTCGCCACGCAGTACAAGGCGCACAGCCTGATCCGGCACCTGAACCGGGGCTGGAACTTCTTCCGGCCCGAGCGCAACGAGATCTTCGACGTCTTCCCGGCGAGCCAGCGCGTATCCGAGGATCAATGGTATCGCGGCACCGCCGACGCGGTCTATCAGAACCTCGACATCCTGAAGGACTACGACGCCAAGTATTTCGTCATCCTGGCCGGCGATCACATCTACAAGATGGACTATGAATTGATGCTGCAGCAGCACGTCGATTCCGGCGCCGACGTCACCATCGGATGCCTCGAAGTGCCGCGCCTGGAGGCGACCGGCTTCGGCGTCATGCATGTCGACGAGACGGACCGCATCCTCTCTTTCATCGAGAAGCCGAAGGATCCGCCGGCGATGCCCGGCAAGCCCAGCCAGGCGCTCGCCTCGATGGGCATCTATGTCTTCGACACCAAGTTCCTGATCGAGGAGCTGGAGCGCGATGCCAACGATCCGAATTCCAGCCACGATTTCGGCAAGGACATCATTCCGAACATCGTCAAGAACGGCAAAGCGGTCGCGCATCACTTCGAGGATTCCTGCGTGCGCTCGTCGCAGGAATCGATCAGCTATTGGCGCGACGTCGGCACCGTCGACGCCTATTGGGAAGCGAATATCGATCTCACCAGCATCGTGCCGGATCTCGACCTGTTCGACCGCAACTGGCCGATCTGGACCTATAGCGAGGTGACGCCGCCGGCGAAGTTCGTTCACAACGAGGACCATCGCCGCGGTTATGCGCTGTCCTCGCTCGTCTCGGGCGGCTGCATCGTTTCCGGCGCGTCGCTGGAGCGGGCGCTGCTCTTCACCGGCGTTCGCTGCAATTCCTATTCGCACATCGAGAACGGGGTGATCCTGCCCTATGTCGATGTCGGTCGCTCGGCCCGGCTTTCCAACGTGGTGGTCGATGCGCGCGTGCAGATCCCCGAGGGCCTCGTCGTCGGCGAGGATCCGGAGCTCGACGCCAAGCGCTTCTCCCGTTCGGCGAACGGCATCTGCCTGATCACCCAGCCGATGATCGATGCGCTGAACACGTGA
- the glgA gene encoding glycogen synthase GlgA, which produces MPLKILAVVSEIYPLVKTGGLADVAGALPGALAAEDVQVTTLVPGYPAVKTALKKPETVHSFPNLFGHEARLLKAQAKGLDLLVLDAPHLYDRPGNPYVDADGKDWIDNPLRFAALSRVAAEIGQGLVPKLTPDVIHAHDWQAGLAAAYLHYSDKPAVPSVMTVHNLAFQGQYGRDLLPALGLPARAYAIDGVEYYGTIGFLKAGLQLSDRVTTVSPTYAAEIRTPEGGMGLDGLLRSRGSAVSGILNGIDTGVWDPATDPRIAAPYDLAHLSARAANKKALQKKLGLDVDPNALVFGVVSRLSWQKGLDLLLDRLPALVAAGGQLALLGSGEPALAGGFAHASVAHGGRVGMVNGYDEALAHLIQAGSDVILVPSRFEPCGLTQLCALRYGALPLVARVGGLADTVIDANEVALAAGVGTGIQFNPVTGDAFESALTRTFDLWRDRPAWKKLQKNAMKLDVSWTRPAAAYARLYRELAAGRA; this is translated from the coding sequence ATGCCCCTGAAAATTCTCGCCGTCGTCTCCGAGATCTATCCGCTGGTGAAAACCGGCGGACTGGCCGATGTCGCCGGCGCGCTGCCCGGCGCGCTCGCGGCCGAGGACGTCCAGGTCACGACTCTGGTGCCGGGCTATCCGGCGGTGAAGACGGCGCTGAAGAAGCCGGAGACGGTCCACAGCTTCCCGAACTTGTTCGGCCACGAGGCGCGGCTCCTGAAGGCGCAGGCGAAGGGGCTCGATCTCCTTGTCCTCGACGCGCCGCATCTCTACGACCGGCCGGGCAACCCCTATGTCGACGCCGACGGCAAGGACTGGATCGACAATCCGCTCCGCTTCGCGGCGCTCTCGCGCGTCGCCGCCGAGATCGGGCAGGGGCTGGTGCCGAAGCTGACGCCTGACGTCATCCATGCGCATGACTGGCAGGCCGGGCTCGCCGCCGCCTATCTGCACTATTCCGACAAGCCCGCCGTGCCGTCGGTGATGACCGTGCACAACCTCGCCTTCCAGGGCCAGTATGGCCGCGACCTGCTGCCGGCGCTCGGCCTGCCGGCCCGCGCTTACGCCATCGACGGCGTCGAATATTACGGCACGATCGGCTTCCTGAAGGCCGGCCTCCAGCTTTCCGACCGGGTGACGACCGTCTCGCCGACCTACGCGGCCGAGATCCGCACGCCCGAGGGCGGCATGGGGCTCGACGGCCTGCTCCGGAGCCGCGGCAGCGCCGTCTCCGGCATCCTGAACGGCATCGATACCGGCGTCTGGGACCCGGCCACCGATCCGAGGATCGCCGCGCCCTATGACCTCGCGCATCTCTCGGCACGCGCCGCCAACAAGAAGGCGCTGCAGAAGAAGCTCGGCCTCGATGTCGATCCGAACGCGCTCGTCTTCGGCGTCGTCAGCCGGCTCTCCTGGCAGAAGGGGCTTGACCTCCTGCTCGATCGCCTGCCGGCGCTCGTCGCGGCCGGCGGGCAGCTGGCGCTGCTCGGTTCCGGCGAACCGGCGCTGGCCGGCGGCTTCGCGCATGCCTCCGTCGCGCATGGCGGCCGGGTCGGCATGGTCAACGGCTATGACGAGGCGCTCGCCCATCTGATCCAGGCCGGCTCCGACGTCATCCTGGTGCCGTCGCGCTTCGAGCCCTGCGGGCTGACCCAGCTCTGCGCGCTGCGCTATGGCGCGCTGCCGCTGGTCGCCCGCGTCGGCGGCCTCGCCGATACAGTGATCGACGCCAACGAGGTGGCGCTCGCCGCCGGCGTCGGCACCGGCATCCAGTTCAACCCGGTCACCGGCGACGCCTTCGAGAGCGCGCTCACCCGCACCTTCGATCTCTGGCGCGATCGACCGGCGTGGAAGAAGCTGCAGAAGAACGCGATGAAGCTTGACGTGTCGTGGACGCGGCCGGCGGCCGCTTATGCGAGGCTCTATCGCGAACTTGCGGCCGGGCGCGCCTGA